The genomic DNA TATTAAAGTCGGTGACTATGGCTCCTTCGATTACGGTCGTAACTATGGCGTTCTGTACGACGTGGAAGGCTGGACCGATATGTTGCCAGAATTCGGTGGTGACTCTTACACCAATGCAGACAACTTTATGACTGGCCGTGCCAACGGGGTCGCAACCTACCGTAACACTGACTTTTATGGTCTGGTACAGGGTCTGAACTTTGCCCTGCAGTATCAGGGTAAGAACGAAGATGCCAGCAACAACCAGGAAGGCACCAACAATGGTCGCGACACGCGCCATGAGAACGGTGACGGCTTCGGTATCTCCACCACCTATGACTTTGGCATGGGTATCAGCGCGGGTGCTGCCTATACCTCTTCTGACCGTACCAACGAACAGGTGATGAATACCACTGCCGGTGGCGATAAAGCGGATGCCTGGACTGCAGGCCTGAAATATGACGCCAACAATATTTATCTGGCGGCAATGTATTCTGAAACCCGCAATATGACCCCTTATGGCGATAATACGGATGCCGTGGCCAATAAAACGCAAAACGTTGAAGTGACCGCGCAATATCAGTTCGACTTCGGCCTGCGCCCGGCAATTTCTTATCTGCAGTCTAAAGGTAAAGACCTGGCCAACGGTCAGGGCGATCAGGATCTGGTTAAATATGCTGACGTAGGCGCAACCTACTACTTCAACAAAAACATGTCCACCTACGTTGATTATAAAATCAACCTGTTGGATGAAGATGACAGTTTCTACAAAAATAACGGCATTAGCACGGATGATGTCGTTGCATTAGGTCTGGTTTACCAGTTCTGATCCCAAGAGCCCGCATCGTGATGCGGGCTCGTTATTTTCGTTGCGACGCCTGAAGCCAGCCCTCCTCTTCTCTCCCATCATATTTCCCTCTCTGCGCGCCTGTCGGCTCAGTGAATGTGTGAATCATCTCAAAAGGAAAATTTATGACGGTGTCGTTAAGGGTAAGTTTAAAGAAACCCGTGTACACTCACCTTATAGACTTTGCTTCATTAAGGATAACTGCATTGTTTGGTCGTGTATCAGTTGCCGTACTTACCCTTCTGGCGATTATATGGATGGCGTTAATTTTTGATTTTGGTGGTGTCGTTGGGCATCTCGGCGCGCTGTTGAACCATCTGGATGGCAGTTAAGGTTTCCCCCAAACAATACGCCACCAGCAGGGCCGGTGGCGGGAAACGTATCAACGGACTATTTTTTGACCGGCTGAGGCTTTTTATCACCTGACTCAGGCGCCTCACGCGGATCGTCTTTCTCAACATACAGCATATTTCTCTCCTGTTTCGGATACCCACTCCCCACTATAGGCCGCATTGTTAAAATCTGGCCAGGCGGCAGTTATGCTTCTTTTTGACGAAAAGAGAGGTAGCCGAAAACCCCGCTGTCGCCATCCGCGGGATGATTAACGCCGTCCATCACCGCCACTTCGGCAAAATCAAAGGGGGTCACATTTTCAAAACAGGCCACATTCACGCCGTATTCGTTGGGATTTGAACGCCGCTGATGGAAGGTATAAATCCCGCAGACCGAGCAGAAGAAATGGCGGGCTGTTCCTGTGTTAAAACGATATTCCGTGAGCTTATCCGCCCCTTTTGTTACGGTAATGCCTGACAGCGGTGCCGAGACCACCACGGCGCCCCGCATCCGGCAAAAAGAGCAGCTGCAGCGCCGGGCGGTATTTAATCCGTCTGAAAGTTCAACGGTAAACGCCACCGCGCCACAATGGCACTGTGCATGACGAATATCAGCCATCGGTTACACCCCCTTTCTCACGAGCTCGGCAGCCTTAACGAAAACCTCGTCTTCAACGCCATCGCCTTTCTGTCTGCCGAGTCTGACCAGTTCACTCACAATACTGTCTCGATGGATGGGTTGCTGTGCTGAAACAAGACCGATAACGGCGGCACCAATTGCCAGTCCCACTAATCCCGTTTGTTCATCTTTGTTCTTCATGTTTGTGCTCCCTTGTACAACACAAAAAGCGTAGCAGGATTGTGGTAAAACGTGGCGTTGTCACGGATGCTATTTATTCTGTGATACAGGGCGTAACCCCTACGCTAACAGGCGATGAGGTCGAGGTGTACGTGTCAGAATCGCGGCGCGAGGCCGTATTTGGGCGCATTAATGTTCGCAGCCCAGACCTTGATGTCGTTTTGAAGAAGTAAGGTGAAATCCGATTTCAGATGGTTAACCATGCCGTTAACGCTCTGCGCATCTTTCACCGAAAAATGCTCTATCCGGTTCTGCCCGACCTGAACACAATAATACGTGGCCGCAAGCACTTTGCCATTCACGTTAAGTTCTTGCCGGGTCCCGTCACAGCGCCCTTCGGTGATATAGGAGACCAGCAAATTTGCTGATTTCCGCTCAGGCTGGGAGATGCTCAACATGACCGGGAAACCGTCTGAAGTCTGGGTCATATCGTAAAGAACAGCATTTTTTATATACCAGGTATTATATTCCCGCTCCTGAAAAGCTGACCTCGAAGGCGCAGAAACGACCACCAGCATTGCCAGTGTAATAGTTTGAATTTTCATGAGATGTTGTCATCCGTGTCGTTGCACACATTATTCAGATCGTGCAAAAAACAGCAACACCTCAAGAATATTCCTACTACTATTGGCAGTCGTTTTTAGTTATCTACCGTGGTCAGCGCGTTATTGCATTCCGTTTGTACACGCTCAGTACGTTAAAACAGGAAAGAGTTGGTACACCGCCACCATCGCTGAAATACTGACGATGACACTGACAACGAAGTAGGTTTTGAAGGGCTGCTTTTGCGTTTTATGGCGAAACAGTTGCTGACCTATAATCGCCCCGGGCCATCCGCCGATAAGGCCAAATACCAGCAGTGTGGCTTCCGGCACTCTGCGCATGGCCCTTCGCGCCGCCATTTTGTCGGCGCCATACGTCGCTAACGTCAGTACGTTGATAAGCAGGAGCCACAGGATAAACGGATGCGAGGTGAATAGACTTCCTATTGCGGCGATCAACAGAAGCAAATAACAAAAGCGATTGAGGGTCATAGCACAAGCCACTGGAATGTTCAGAGTATGTCGAAGCCGCATTATACGCGATATCACAAAGCAAGGTTGCTGCCGTCCACAATTCAAAATCCTGTAAAACGTGCTGGCATTCGGCGCAACAATCCGTACCATACACGGCACACTTTCGCATGCTGGTGGTTAACCGCAGGCGCTGACCCGTCTTTTATTGCCAGTCAGATGGGGCACTAAACTGCGCAGAGGGTGTTTGAAATCTAAGCTTCATAGAGTGAAGAGATGAACAGCAAAGAGAGGGCAATGCTGACATAAGCTGCCCCTCTAAACCGTTTGCCCCACTGGTGCCCCATTTGAAATTTGAGTACAGATTAAATGCAACAAAATCAAGATATTAATAAGAAAGAGCAATACAACCTGAATAAACTGCAAAAGCGTCTGCGCCGTAACGTCGGTGAAGCCATTGCAGACTTCAATATGATTGAAGAAGGCGACCGCATTATGGTCTGCCTGTCAGGGGGTAAAGACAGTTACACCATGCTGGAGATCCTGCGTAATCTTCAGCAAAGCGCGCCGGTGAAGTTTTCCCTGGTGGCGGTTAACCTCGATCAAAAGCAGCCTGGTTTCCCGGAACACATTCTGCCGGAATACCTGGAAAAACTGGGCGTTGAGTACAAAATCGTAGAAGAAAATACCTACGGGATTGTGAAAGAGAAGATCCCGGAAGGCAAAACCACCTGCTCGCTCTGCTCTCGTCTTCGCCGCGGCATCCTGTACCGTACCGCGACAGAACTGGGTGCAACCAAAATCGCACTCGGCCATCATCGCGACGATATCCTGCAGACGCTGTTTCTGAACATGTTTTACGGCGGCAAGATGAAAGGCATGCCGCCAAAACTGATGAGCGATGACGGCAAACACATTGTGATCCGCCCGCTTGCCTACTGCCGCGAGAAAGATATCGAGCGGTTCTCTCAGGCCAAAGGGTTCCCGATCATTCCATGTAACCTGTGCGGCTCTCAGCCGAACCTGCAGCGTCAGGTGATTGGTGACATGCTGCGTGACTGGGACAAACGCTACCCGGGCCGTATCGAAACCATGTTCAGCGCGATGCAGAACGTGGTGCCTTCTCACCTCGCGGACGTTGAGCTTTTCGATTTCAAAGGTATCAACCATGAGTCGGAAGTGGTGAATGGCGGCGATCTGGCGTTTGACCGGGAAGAGATCCCCGTGAAACCTGCTGGCTGGCAGCCAGAAGAAGATGACAATCAGTTTGAAGAACTGCGCCTGAATGTCGTGGAAGTAAAATAGTGAAATAGTGAAATAACGCAAACGCGTCTCAGACCACCGTCTGAGACGCGTTTAAACTTTATTTCAGCAGACGAACGCGACAGGTTTTACCCTTGATTTTCCCGTTCTGCAGCTGTTTCCAGGCCTTATGGGCAACCGACTGGCGAACAGCAACATAAACATGTGCAGGATGTACCGCAATCTTGCCGATATCCGCCCCATCCAGCCCCACGTCTCCGGTCAGCGCACCGAGCACATCACCCGGACGCATCTTGGCTTTTTTACCGCCATCAATACACAGCGTTGCCATTTCAGCTTCCAGCGGAACGAGACTGACGTTGCCCGGTGCATTCACCCAGTTAAGCTTAATCTGCAGCATTTCAGACAGAATATTGGCGCGCTGCGCCTCTTCCGGTGCGCAGAAACTGATGGCCAGACCGCTGTTTCCGGCACGCGCAGTACGGCCGATACGGTGAACGTGTACTTCAGGATCCCATGCCAGCTCGTAGTTCACGACCAGCTCAAGCGATTTAATATCCAGACCGCGCGCCGCCACGTCGGTGGCAACCAGCACGCGGGCGCTGCCGTTGGCGAAACGGACCAGCGTCTGATCGCGATCGCGCTGTTCCAGATCGCCATGCAACGATAACGCGCTCTGACCTGCGGCATTCAGGGCGTCACAGACCGCCTGACAATCTTTTTTGGTGTTACAGAACACCACGCAGGAAGCGGGCTGATGCTGACTGAGCACCTTCTGCAGGAGCGCGATTTTTCCATGCTGGGACGTTTCATAAAACTGCTGCTCGATAGCAGGCAGCGCATCAACACTGTCAATTTCGATGGTGAGCGGATTTTTCTGCACGCGGCCACTGATTGCGGCGATCGCTTCAGGCCAGGTCGCCGAAAATAACAGCGTCTGACGGTCTGCAGGCGCGAAACGGATCACTTCATCGATAGCATCGCTGAAGCCCATATCCAGCATCCGGTCTGCCTCATCCATGACCAGCGTGTGTAATGCATCCAGCGAGACCGTACCTTTTTGCAGGTGATCGAGCAGTCGGCCAGGCGTCGCCACAATGATGTGTGGTGGATGCTGAAGCGAATCACGCTGTGCGCCAAACGGTTGTCCGCCACAGAGGGTTAAAATCTTGGTATTAGGCAGGAATCGCGCCAGACGACGCAGCTCGCCCGCGACCTGGTCCGCCAGTTCGCGGGTTGGGCACAGCACCAGAGACTGCGTCTGAAACAGCGCAGCATCAATATGCTGCAGCAGACCCAGACCGAAAGCCGCCGTTTTTCCGCTCCCTGTTTTAGCCTGAACGCGTACATCACGCCCCTCAAGAATGGCGGGCAATGCGGCCGCCTGAACAGGCGTCATGGTGAGGTATCCCAACTCGTTGAGGTTATCGAGTTGGGCGGCGGGCAGTACATTCAGGGTTGAAAAAGCGGTCACAATAGTCTCTCGTGGTCATCTTTGCGGTCAGATGGCGCGTATCCTCGCAGATCTCGGGGTTCGATGCGACAATTTAATCGGTTCTTCATCGGGCGGCGGGTCAGGCATCGGTTGCGGACGCGGAACAGGATCGGGCATCGGTGTCGGATCGGTGGGGATCGGATCGGACTGACGTGAATACTGCAGTTGCAGAGCGAGTAAGATGCTCATCATTCCCTCCAGGTTTTACTGACGTCCTTTTTAGGGTAGACGCTGGGGAACAGGAGGCAAAAAAAAGCCGACTAGTTAAGTCGGCGTCGTACGAATCAATTGTGCTATGCAGTAATTCAAAAAAGGAAGTAAGACAATATGGAGCGCAACGCCCATCGCTTGACGTTGCATTCACCTGCGGGAGTAATATTGCACCTTACGCGGTCATTGTTTATTGACTTCGCTCAATTAAAAGAGCGTTTTGATCTCCGTAAAAGCTGAAAAAAGCGTAAATTTACAGCCATTTACTACGATGCAACCACCATGCAACACCACCGATCAAAACAACTAACATGACGCAAAATGCGGTAAAGCCATAATGGGCCGCGCCGCCGGGAATTCCGCCCAGGTTCACGCCAAACAATCCCGTCAGGAATGTGCTCGGCAGAAAGACCATTGCCATCAGCGACATCGTATAGGTTCTTCTTGCCAGCGACTCCTGCATCACCTGCGCGATCTCATCCGCCATGACGCCCGTGCGGGCAATACAGGAATCGATTTCATCAAGTCCGCGCCCCAGCCTGTCGGCAATATCCTGCATTCGGCGTCGCTGATCGTCATTCATCCAGTTGAGCCTTTCGCTGGACAGACGCGCGTATACGTCCCGCTGTGGCGTCATATAGCGGCGCATAACAATTAACTGCTTACGCAGGAGCGCCAGAAAACCGCGCGGCGGGATCTGCTGATCGAGCAGGTTATCTTCGAGGTCGATGATTTTATCGTGCAGCTCTTCGATAAACTCACTCGCATGGTCAGTCAGCGCGTCGCAGACGTCCACCAGCCAGCTTCCGCAATCGGTCGGTCCGGTGCCCTCTTTCAGATCGTTCACGATATCATCCAGCGCCAGAACTTTACGCTGACGGGTGGAGACAATCAGACCATCGTCCATATAAACACGCATCGCGACCAGCTGGTCAGGACGTTCATCGGTGCTGCCGTTAATGCAACGCAAAGTGATGAGCGTGCCGTCCCCCATTCTGCTCACACGTGGCCGCAGGCTTTCACCCGCCAGCGCATCACGCACGTTGTTCGGCAGGAGCGGCGTCGTGGCCAGCCAGTCGGCACTGTCCGGATGGGTATAGTTAAGGTGTAGCCAGCAGGGATGCTCATTATCAATAACATCGTTGTCTTCCAGCGGTCGGGCACCGCCACGACCATCCAGCACCCAGGCAAAAACTGCATCAGGAACGTTTAGTTCTGATCCTTTTATACTCTCCACCGCGCCTCCCCCTTTTCAGCTCTTTCGTTGTCAGTCTAGCTTTCATCAGGGGTTAAGCAACAACTATGTTTCGCATCGCGCTGAATTCGCTCAGGAAATAACCGTATTCCGCCAGGCGCCTTTTCAGACCGCACGGGAGGGTAATTCAGTGGCGAGAAGTCCGGATAAAAGAGCCCGGTTGACCAGGCTCTTTTCGTGCATCAGAGGGAGTGACCGGGACGCGATTGGAATGACAGCGGGCCAGCATGAGAAGGCGTGGATTCAGCCTGATCCCCCTTTTCGAGCCGGAAGTTACGCGTCCGCGCCTGCAGTTCACTTACCTGATTACGCAGTACATCAGAGGATCCGTTGAGTTCTTCTGCCATCGTAACGTTACTTTGCGTGACCCGTTCCAGCTCAGACAAGGCCAGCGTAATCTGGGAAATGCCTTTCTCCTGCTCTGACGTCGAGGTGAAAATGTCATCCATCAACTGGCTGACATTGCCGGAGCCGGTCACAATTTCTTGCATATTCTTTTCAGCTTCGGACACAACGGTCACGCCCTGAGTAACGTTATTGCTGGTCACTTCAATCAGCGTTTTGATGTTTTTGGCGGCATCCGCGCTGCGGTGGGCCAGGTTTCGCACCTCTTCTGCCACCACCGAAAACCCTTTTCCGTGGTCACCGGCTCTGGCCGCCTCAACGGCCGCGTTTAGCGCCAGGATATTCGTCTGGAAGGCAATGCCGTCGATCATTGAGATAATCTCCGTCATTTGCTGTGCACATTCGGTAATGGATTGCATATTGGTGGCCACCTGCCCCATCAACTCGCCACCTTTACGCGCCTGCAATGTCGCCCTGTTTGCCTGCTCGCTGGCCAGTCGGGTGTTATCGGCATTATTTCGGGTACTTGCTGCCATCTGCTCCATGCTGGCAGCCGTTTGCACCAGCGATGCAGACTGCTGCTCTGTTTTCACCGAAAGCTGCGCGCTACGCGCGGAGAGTTCATCGGACAAGGTCATGGCGGTTTGCGACGAGGCCCTGATCTCGCGTACCAGGGTCGCGATGTTGCTGGAGAGGCTGTTAATCCCGGGGATTAAACGCCCTGCACAGTTATTGCCAAATTCAGGGATAGTCACGCCAAGATTGCCTGCAGTCACTTCTTCAATACTTTTTTTCACCGTATTGATCGGCGTCACAAGATACTTTGTCATGTAGCCCCAGAGCAAAAATAGCGCAACGAAATTAATGATATTGAGTGAAATAAAGAGAGAGGATTTGCTGGAAAATAGAACAACGACACCTGCATCAACCAGGAAAAGACATAAAAGGAACCCGGCAATGAAGGTTCTGACACTAATATTTCTTAGCATGATTATATCCACGATTTTATATTTAGGTCGGCATTAAGATTTATAGCATTCGTGTTGTTGTTTGTCCTGATGAACAACGCTGGTTTCACCTTTCGCCGTTAGCCACCTGAGATTTAACTTAAGTCAGATAAAAACAGGGTATTAGTGAAAATGTTATATGCAGCATCCTGTGATACTGGTTTCCTGCCACTTTAAGCGATACCATCGCCTGCGATGAGACAATATGGCCGCGCTCATATTTAAGGAGCTTTGCTGCAATTATTCGCCTTTGTTTAGCAATGCTTAATAGGTGCCGGAAAGAATATATTTTATATTCACCGCCAGCCTTAACGTTTTAATATGACCGGTCGTTTTGCACGATACCTAACTCATATTATTTGAATGCGCATGTACGTTGCCAGTTAAAGACGTGCCCGGCAGGCGAAATCGGTAACCCTCTTTGGCGTGGGATTGCATAATGCTCAATATATCGTGGGACCCTGTGTTAATAGCCCTCTCGTATCTGGTGGCCTTTATCGCCTCATTTGTGGCCCTGGACAGCGCCGGAAAAATCCCGCTTTCCAGCCGTAAAACGGCGATGTTCTGGCGTATCGCCGGAGGCGTCACGCTTGGGATCGGGATCTGGTCAATGCACTTCATCGGCATGCTGTCGATGCAAATGCCGATGATAATGAGCTATAACCTCTGGTTAACCCTCGCCTCACTGGGCGTGGCGGTGGTTGCATCCACGGTCGCCATCAATATTGCCGTAACGGGTAAAACCCTTTCCCCTTTTCGATTGATCGTTGCCACGGTGCTCCTGAGTGCTGGCGTGGTCTGTATGCACTTTATCGGTATGGCCGCACTGATGCTGGACAGCCATATTCTCTGGGATCGACGCATTGTTGCCGTGTCCGTGTTGATTGCCGTTATGGCCTCCGGCGCTGCGCTGTGGCTGGCATTTCGCCTGCGGGATATGCGCAAAGGGGTGTTTATCAATCGTATTCTCGCGGCCTGCGTGCTGGGTGTCGCCATCTGCGCGATGCACTACACCGGCATGCGTGCCGCCCATTTTCAGGAAATGACGCATACCCTGCCCGGCGGTATCAGCGAGTTGGGGTTATCGGTCTGGGTTTCTGTCACCACACTGTGCCTGCTCGGCGGTATGTTAATGATTTCGCTCATCGACTCGCACCGGCGGACGAACCGACTGACCGATAACCTACGCCAGCTTAATCGTCAGCTTGAACTGCAGGCGCGGTTTGATGCGCTCACCGGTCTCGCTAATCGCCACCAGATGGACATTCGGATGCAGGATTGCCTGCGCAGCGCATTGCTCAGCAAGAAGCCATTCGCCGTGATTTTCCTCAACGTCGATCATTTCAAACGCATCAACGATACCTGGGGCCACAACACCGGGGATGAGTTGTTAATCTCTCTCGCGCAGCGCATTACCGCCCGCCTTACCCGCGAGATGACCCTCGCCAGGCTTGGCGGCGACGCCTTTATCCTGCTGGTTCCCGAGTGTGACGACGATAAACTCAACGCGCTGCTCACGACATTGCTGGAGGATATGCGCCGCCCGTTTTCACTTTGTGGGCACACGCTGAGCACAACAATCAGCGCGGGGGTCAGCCTCTACCCGCAGGATGGCGAGACGCTGCATGAGCTGAAGCTAAAAGCCGATGCGGCCCTGAATCGCGTCAAAGAGGATGGACGAAACGGCTGGGCCGTCTACCGGAACGAGATGTCAACGGCCATTCCGGCCAACCCCGGCTTCCTGCAGGAGTTAACTCAGGCGCTGGAACGCGATCAGTTTGAACTGTGGTATCAGCCGACCTGGCATGCAAAAGACACCACTATTCACGGTTTTGAAGCCCTTCTGCGCTGGCGGCACCCTGAGCAAGGGGTGTTGCTGCCTAATCTGTTTTTACCGTCGCTGGAACAAACGGGGCTGATCATCCCGGTGGGGAACTGGGCGATTGAAGCGGCATGCCGTCAGCTTCATTTCTGGACAGAACAAGGTTTCAGCCAGTGGACATTGTCCTTTAACCTCTCCCCCGTCCAGTTCGAACAGCCGGATATCTTCCACATCATTTCGTCGATGTTGCATAAATATAATCTGTCGCCCTCCCGGCTTATCCTTGAGGTGACAGAAAGTACCGCACTGAAAAATCTCGACCGCAGTATTGAATTACTCAATGCGTTCAATCAAGCCGGGATTACCGTCTCGATTGATGATTTTGGCACCGGCTATTCCAACCTGTTGATGTTGAGCGTTCTGCCCGCTAAAGAGCTAAAAATCGACAAGAGCTTTGTGCACTCGATGCTGGTAAATGAAAAAAGCCGCAAGCTGGTGGAAACCATTATTAATATCGCCAGGACCATGGAAATGAATGTGGTTGCGGAAGGGATCGAGACGCAAGAACAACAGGTGGTGCTGACGGACCTCGGCTGTGATTACCTGCAGGGGTTTCTTTTCTCCCGTCCATTACCTGCCGAACAGGTTCCCTGGCTGCTGCTGCAAAAAAACTCAGACAAACAAATTATACCCATTGGTAAAATTCACGCGGAACCCGCATATATTTCACAAAAAAATCATGCCTGACCGGGTTAAGTAGAGTATGTTTCAAAGGAGTCCACTCCCGTTAATTCTGTCATGATCCTCAGGCACATTGTGCCGATGTACAGGAATACGCTATGTCGCAAAATTGTTTTGATGCGCTGAATTTAATTAAAACCCCCGTGTGGCTCATTTCACCTGCTTCAGAACAGATCATTTTTGCAAATGTGGCCGCCGCTCAGATCATGGGCGATAAAACCCTGGATGACCTACGCAAAGGTACCTATTCCGCCAATGCGCATCACGTGCTGTCGATGTATGTGCCTGAACTGAAGAGTGAGCAGGAGATCGTCGAAATCTGGACCATCTCCCGCGATGGACATGAAACCGCGCTGAGCTGCCGTCTCTCGCTTGCCCATTTCGTGCCCCAGGGGAATGTTATTGTTTTTGAAGGGCTGACGCAGCAGGTTCTCTCCGGGCTTAAGGCCAGCCGCTCCGCGACCTACCAGCGCAAAAAACAGGGATTTTACGCGCGCTTTTTCCTGACCAACAGCGCGCCAATGCTGCTTATCGATCCGTCCCGGGATGGCCAGATTGTGGATGCCAATCTGGCGGCGCTGACTTTTTACGGTTATGCGCATGATGAAATGTGCAGAAAACATACCTGGGAAATCAATACTCTGGGGCGGGATGTGATCCCCGTGATGACGGAGATTGCCGCGTTGCCGGGCGGCCATAAGCCCCTCAACTTTATCCACCGTCTGGCCGATGGCTCCACCCGCCATGTTCAGACCTATGCCGGGCCGATTGAAATTTACGGTGACAAATTGATGTTGTGCATTATCCACGATATCACCGAGCAAAAAAGGCTGGAGCAGGAGCTGGAACACGCGGCACTGCGTGATTCCATGACGGGCCTGCTCAACCGGCGTCAGTTCTATATCATCACCGACCAGGCCAACACCTATCATCTTCCCGCGCAGCAGCAATTTAGCCTGCTGCTGGTGGATACCGATCACTTCAAAAATATCAACGACCTCTTCGGCCACCTGAAAGGTGATGAGGTGCTGATCTCACTCTCGCGCACGCTGGAAGCCTGTAGCCGCAAAGAGGACCTGGTCTTCCGCTGGGGCGGTGAGGAGTTCGTCATCCTGCTGCCGCGCACCCCGCTCGACACCGCCCTGCAAATCGCCGAAACTGTGCGCGATGCGGTCGCCCGCATCACGATCCCGGGTTTACCTCGCTTCACCGTCAGCATTGGCGTGGCGCGACATAATCCGGGCGAGAGTATGGATGAGCTGTTTAAACGTGTGGACGATGCGCTTTATCGCGCCAAAAGTGATGGGCGCAATAAAGTCCTGGCGGCATGAAACTGGTGTATCTTCGTAAGCCCCGTTACAATGCCCCTCTCGAATAAATGGACCACAGGTGGGTAGATGTGCAATGGGAAAAACAGAAATAATACTCACCATAATTATTTTATTCGTTATTATATTTGGCTTCTGGTTTATTTTCAGCGGTGAGATCTGGTTTCTGGTGGAATACCTTGAGAACAGTATCTACCCCACCTTCGATGCGCTATGACGCATGTTTAATTCCTTGTTTCACCTACCGAATTTGTCAGGTATCAGCACCGGTAAGAGGTGCGTAAAATACGCAACGTTATCCTCCAACAAGTTGATAACGAATCATTAAATCATTTGCTTATTTCGCCCGTTCTCTGACGGGCTTTTTTTATTTCCGGCAATTCAGCTGTGCCAGGCTATATCTTAAACATCGTTAAACCTAAAGGTGAGAAA from Enterobacter ludwigii includes the following:
- a CDS encoding putative bifunctional diguanylate cyclase/phosphodiesterase; this translates as MLNISWDPVLIALSYLVAFIASFVALDSAGKIPLSSRKTAMFWRIAGGVTLGIGIWSMHFIGMLSMQMPMIMSYNLWLTLASLGVAVVASTVAINIAVTGKTLSPFRLIVATVLLSAGVVCMHFIGMAALMLDSHILWDRRIVAVSVLIAVMASGAALWLAFRLRDMRKGVFINRILAACVLGVAICAMHYTGMRAAHFQEMTHTLPGGISELGLSVWVSVTTLCLLGGMLMISLIDSHRRTNRLTDNLRQLNRQLELQARFDALTGLANRHQMDIRMQDCLRSALLSKKPFAVIFLNVDHFKRINDTWGHNTGDELLISLAQRITARLTREMTLARLGGDAFILLVPECDDDKLNALLTTLLEDMRRPFSLCGHTLSTTISAGVSLYPQDGETLHELKLKADAALNRVKEDGRNGWAVYRNEMSTAIPANPGFLQELTQALERDQFELWYQPTWHAKDTTIHGFEALLRWRHPEQGVLLPNLFLPSLEQTGLIIPVGNWAIEAACRQLHFWTEQGFSQWTLSFNLSPVQFEQPDIFHIISSMLHKYNLSPSRLILEVTESTALKNLDRSIELLNAFNQAGITVSIDDFGTGYSNLLMLSVLPAKELKIDKSFVHSMLVNEKSRKLVETIINIARTMEMNVVAEGIETQEQQVVLTDLGCDYLQGFLFSRPLPAEQVPWLLLQKNSDKQIIPIGKIHAEPAYISQKNHA
- a CDS encoding Ecr family regulatory small membrane protein — its product is MGKTEIILTIIILFVIIFGFWFIFSGEIWFLVEYLENSIYPTFDAL
- a CDS encoding sensor domain-containing diguanylate cyclase, with translation MSQNCFDALNLIKTPVWLISPASEQIIFANVAAAQIMGDKTLDDLRKGTYSANAHHVLSMYVPELKSEQEIVEIWTISRDGHETALSCRLSLAHFVPQGNVIVFEGLTQQVLSGLKASRSATYQRKKQGFYARFFLTNSAPMLLIDPSRDGQIVDANLAALTFYGYAHDEMCRKHTWEINTLGRDVIPVMTEIAALPGGHKPLNFIHRLADGSTRHVQTYAGPIEIYGDKLMLCIIHDITEQKRLEQELEHAALRDSMTGLLNRRQFYIITDQANTYHLPAQQQFSLLLVDTDHFKNINDLFGHLKGDEVLISLSRTLEACSRKEDLVFRWGGEEFVILLPRTPLDTALQIAETVRDAVARITIPGLPRFTVSIGVARHNPGESMDELFKRVDDALYRAKSDGRNKVLAA